CCGCCATCGGCGAGGTCACCGAGGCCGAGATCGACGGCAGCCGCAACCGCACCGACGGTACCCCCTTGCGCGAGGCGCTTGAAGCGGCCGGTCTCGCCGGCCTGCCACGGATGCAACTGGAGCCGGGACGTTACCGCGGCTTCCTGGAGATGCATATCGAGCAGGGCACGCAGCTCGAAGCGGCGGGCCGGCGCCTCGGCATCGTCACCGGCATCGTGGCGATCTGGCAATGGCGGATCGTGATCGAGGGCGCGCAGGACCATGCCGGCGGCACGACCATGGCGGAGCGCCGGGATGCGGGGCTCACCGCCGTGCGCCTGCTCGCCGCCATCGACGACGCCTTCCCGCAGGTCTGCGGCGAGCGCAGCACCTGGACCACCGGCCGGATCATCCTCGATCCCGGCGCGCCGAGCATCATCCCGGGCCGGGCCGAGATCCTGTTCCAGTTCCGCGACGTCTCGATGCCGGTGCTGGAGCGGATGGAGGCGACCCTGCGGGCGCTGATCCGCGAGAGCAACCGGCGCGAGCGCTGCACCGCGACCCTGCACGCGATCTCCCGCAACAGCCCGGCCCTGTGCGATCCCGGCCTGATGGCCGCTCTCTCGGGGGCGGCCGAGGCCCTGTGCCCGGGCAACTGGCAGACGATGCCCTCGGGGGCCGGCCACGACGCCCAGAACGTCGCCAAGATGATGCCCGCCGCGATGCTGTTCGTGCCCTCGATCGGCGGCATCAGCCATCATTGGGCCGAGGACACGAAGGAAGAGGACCTGGTGCTCGGCGTGCAGGCGCTGGCCGCGGCGGCGGAGCGGGCGCTCGCCTGACCGGGTGCCCGGATGTGTTTGTATTTATTCAAATGAAGATTTGTTTCTCCACAAGTAGAGTGTCTGTCTCATCGTGTCTGAACGTTGACGGTCGGTGTCTCATGCCGTAGGGCCAGCCCAAGCGTAGCTATTCGTGTAGATCCCGACCGTGACTGTGAAAACTTTCCGGGGCGGTGCCGCCGTTGCGGCCGCCCTGTCGATGACCTGTGCCGTGCCGAGCCTGGCCCTGATGCCGCAGGCGGCGCGGGCACAGGCTGCCGCCGATGTCTCGCCCGAAATCCAGCTCGACGAGATCTCGGTCGCCGGCAGCAGCGGCAACCCCTTGAAGACCGACGGGTATCTCGCCCGCAACACGGTCAGCGCGACCCGCACCGACACGCCGCTGCGCGAGGTGCCCCAGACCGTCGTGCCGGTGCCGCGGCAGGTTCTCGAGGATGCGGCGGCGACGCGGATCGACACCGCGCTCGATCTCGCCGGCGTCGGCCGCGCGAACAATTTCGGCGGTCTCGGCCTCACCGAGTTCACCATCCGGGGCTTTGCCACCGGCGAGTATTATCGCAACGGCTTCCCGATCAACCGCGGCTACCCGAACTCGCCCGACATCGTGTCGATCGAGCGGATCGAGGTGCTGAAAGGCCCCTCGGCCTTCCTCTATGGCCGCGGCGATCCCGGCGGCACCTTCAACATCGTGACGAAGCAGCCGACGCCTGAGCGCTCGCTCACGATCGGCACGCAATTCGGCAGCTTCAACGCCAAGCGCAGCACCTTCGACGCCACCGGCGCCCTCGACGAGGGCGGCACGGTGCTCGCCCGCCTCACCGGCGCGGTCGAGGACAACGGCAGCTTCCGCGATTTCGTCCACGGCGACCGCACCTACCTCGCCCCCGTCATCGCTTGGAAGCCGAATGCCGACACCACGGTGACGCTGGAAGGCGAGTTCATCAGCGCCGGCCAGATCTTCGACCGCGGCATCGTGCCGTTGCGCGGCGACCTGCGGGCGGTGCCGCGCAGCCGCTACATCGGCGAGCCGGGCCTGCCGCCGTTCCGCAACGACAACGCGCTCGGCCAGTTGCGCGTCGAGCATAAGCTCGACGCGGACTGGGTCATCAATGCCGGCGCACAGCTCCTGGCCGGCAACCTCGCCGGCCAGGCGGTCCAGGCCACCGGGACCGTCGGGAACAATGGCGTGTTCTCGCGCACCTACGACCGGCGCGAACTGACCTGGTCGGACCTCGACCTGCAGATCAACCTCGCCGGCAAGTTCGAGACCGGTGCCTTCCGCCACACCCTGCTCGTCGGCCTCGAGCGCGACGCCTTGCGCTACCGCGAGGCCATCCCCCTCATCTCGAACCCCGCCATCAATCCTTTCGCTCTGAACCTGCTGGCGCCGGTCT
This sequence is a window from Methylobacterium sp. SyP6R. Protein-coding genes within it:
- a CDS encoding Zn-dependent hydrolase, whose amino-acid sequence is MRTIDTQAFLTDLHDLRAIGRFRTGVHRPTYSPQDMESRRWLMRRLEECGLRPAIDGVGTVLGRHPGAGPHLLVGSHIESQNEAGWLDGALGVVAGIALARAGLPVDVCAFADEEGHFDVGFLGSRSAIGEVTEAEIDGSRNRTDGTPLREALEAAGLAGLPRMQLEPGRYRGFLEMHIEQGTQLEAAGRRLGIVTGIVAIWQWRIVIEGAQDHAGGTTMAERRDAGLTAVRLLAAIDDAFPQVCGERSTWTTGRIILDPGAPSIIPGRAEILFQFRDVSMPVLERMEATLRALIRESNRRERCTATLHAISRNSPALCDPGLMAALSGAAEALCPGNWQTMPSGAGHDAQNVAKMMPAAMLFVPSIGGISHHWAEDTKEEDLVLGVQALAAAAERALA
- a CDS encoding TonB-dependent siderophore receptor, with amino-acid sequence MTCAVPSLALMPQAARAQAAADVSPEIQLDEISVAGSSGNPLKTDGYLARNTVSATRTDTPLREVPQTVVPVPRQVLEDAAATRIDTALDLAGVGRANNFGGLGLTEFTIRGFATGEYYRNGFPINRGYPNSPDIVSIERIEVLKGPSAFLYGRGDPGGTFNIVTKQPTPERSLTIGTQFGSFNAKRSTFDATGALDEGGTVLARLTGAVEDNGSFRDFVHGDRTYLAPVIAWKPNADTTVTLEGEFISAGQIFDRGIVPLRGDLRAVPRSRYIGEPGLPPFRNDNALGQLRVEHKLDADWVINAGAQLLAGNLAGQAVQATGTVGNNGVFSRTYDRRELTWSDLDLQINLAGKFETGAFRHTLLVGLERDALRYREAIPLISNPAINPFALNLLAPVYGQPLPVPTRPFSDFLQNTTSYAAYVQDQIDLTPKLHALVGVRVEDIALDTANYINKTITRQQGNAATPRIGLVYDVTEIASIYGNYSQSFRPNPGTDRTGRPFPFQQAESVETGVKLSLLDGRLDATAAFFDIRRTNQLVTDPVDQGFNTAAGAARSRGFDMSVVGFLAPGWRVIGTYAFVDAALTEATTAPVGARLANIPQNSLAVQSVYEFQDGPLRGLGLGGGITYVGSRLAGEARPTFKLPDYTLANLISYYTITPDVRVYLNVDNLFDERYFDRSWQNRYATPGLPRTIMGGVAARF